GTATGCAAACTTGTTTTCCGTCAATAAATTTTAGTTTGTCTATATATACTGCTTCGCCGCAAACGTCACAAAAATCTGCTTCCATTACTCCTGGTATCTTTTTGAAGTCGTAGTCAAAAACTGGACTTATATCAAGAAAATCTTCCTCTTTAAGGTTTAAGACTTTTTCTATTAATGGATCAGTAATCTTTGGATCAACGTCCTGAGGAGGTATGCCTTTCTTTCTCTCGGCTATAAACGGCGATTCAGTAAGCATCTTATCAACAAATTTTGGCTTCAAAGATACCCTTACAGCTTTTTTGCTTTTTGTATCTATAAGAGTAAATGCCATCTTACCATAGTAGAGCTTTTTTATATTGCTCTTTCCGTAAGTACAACCCGTAACAGTCATAAGGCCGTCCACAAAACAGCCCATTGCGTGATTGTCTGCAGTTTCAGCAAGTAGCATTAATTCCTTATCCTTTGACCTCTCTACTCCAAGGGCGTTCATGGCAGCACAAGCGGCTTTAAGTCCTAAAGGCATTGCAGGACATTTGTGGCCGTGAAATTTTAGTCCTAAATCAAAAAAATCTTTTGCTTCAAACACTTTATCTCCTCCTTATATTCTTTACTAAATTAATAAGTATATTATAAATTACTAATTTATTAATGTAAAGTAGGAAATTTTTAGAATTTTTTATTCTATTAGACTATCGGAGCTTAAGGTATATATTGCCTATCAAAGATTGTGAAGCTCTAATTGACAGTTTAGAAGATTATCAATAAAGTTTGCATTTATTTCAATAATAGACATCATCATGAGCCCCTATATCAACTAAAATAATCATTTTGTCTTTTATGATGAAGTCCAAAATTATTCTGTATTTTAAATCTATTGATAGGGAATATAACTCTTTGAGATTGCCTTTTAATTTATGCAGTTTCAAGGAAGGATGATCAGGATTGCTTTTCATGATATAGAGTACTTTTTGATAGCGTTGGATTAATTCTGGGTATAATTTAAAAAACTGCTTTGCTCTTTTTTCATAAGATTTGCTAAATACAATTTCATACATAATCTGTGCTGCTAAGAAATATTTTTAATGTGGGCTTCTATATCAGTGTGATAGTCTTTTTCTTTAAAATCTTTCATGGCTTCAATATAGGCAAGCTCTATTTCACTGTCTTTGAGTTTTTCATACTTGTCAATATCAACAATTACATACTTTTGTTTACCCCTTACGCTTATTATTATATCGTTGCCTTTTTTGATTAGCTCGTCTATTAGTTTTACGCCTTTTTTCTTTAAATCATTTGCAGCAACAATCATTTTTACAGCCTCCTTTAAAAAGCTCTTAACAGTATTATTAAGCAGCTTAACTAAGATGTCAATGAAATTTATCTTTGTAAAAATTCTTGGAAAGTATAGATAACCTTCTTAGAACTGCAAAAAGAATTTGTAGGAATGAATGGGTTTAGTGAAAGAAATCTTTGGAATATGCAGCACTTTTAGTTAGAATATAAAGACAACGAAAAACTGCAGACACTGTCTAGAGAAATTGGATGGTCTAAACGCACTTATCAAAAAGTGTTTTAAAAAGCTAAATCGCAATACTAATTTCTTTGCCTGAATTTTCACCTACAATGGTTAGCTTGTCATTTAGAATCTTCATTTGTTCATTGGCATTAAGCAATTCTATGCTATATATTTTGCCATCTGGCGATATATCTATATTTACTTCGTCGCTTATTTTTATTGTTTCAACTTCTTCAGTTGAGTCTCTGAATTTTATATATGAGATATTATATTTTGGATCGTAAGTTATCTTCATCTTTGACCTCCTAAAAATATTTGTTTTGTAATTTTATTTAAACATAAAAAACTTTTTGTAAAGAGAAGAGGATGCAAAGGGCGTTAAGGATGCACATGATAAGTTCTTTAAGATGGTTTTTTCAAATGAATTGGATACAAGAACTTTTATAGACAAGTTCTTTCCAAAAGATATAAGAGAGCACATTGACTTAGATTCTGTAAAGCTAATAGACAACGAAAAGCTGACAAAGGGATATAAGAAGTATCAGTTAGATCTGTCCTTTGATTGTAAGTTCAAGGGAAAAGAGTCTAAATTTTATCTGATATTTGAACACAAATCAGCTTTAGATAAATTTGTACTTCTTCAGATACTAAGCTACATGACAGTTACATGGGAGACAAACCTAAAACAAAACAAAGATATGATACCTATAATTCCTGTAATCTTCTATCAAGGAAAAGAGAAGTGGAATATGTCTGATGAATTTTCAGATCAGTTTAAATCGATAAAGTCAGATAAAGACTTGTCTTTCTTGTCTAAATACCTGCCAAAGTTCAAACACATACTATTTGATACAAAGAATTTATCAAATAGTATGATAGAAGAGGGATTAAGGAAAAATATAAGCCTTTATTTTAAGCTTGCAGCTTTAAAGTACTGTAAAGATAGTTTTGAAGAATTGAAAAAAATATTTGCATTAGTGTATCATATTATTAAAGAGCAAGGTCTTGATTTATTAAACGAAGATATTTTAATTGTAATAAACTACGTTTCCATAAATTATGGTCCAGAAAGAACACAAGATTTAATATCAGAGATAGGAGGCGAAGAAGAGTTGATAACCTTAACTAAGAAGTGGAAGATGGAAGGAAAAGAAGAAGGCAGGATGGAAGGAAAGTTGGAAGGTAAGATGGAAGGCATGCTGCTTGATGCTCAGGATATGGTATTAAACGCTATTGAGGCAAAATTTGATGCTATTTCGCCTGAAATAGAGAAGAAAGTTAAAAGTATCTCAGATAGAGAGAGACTGAAAAATATAATGAAAGCAATATTTAAGATTAACAGCATAAGCGAGCTTGAGGATTTGCTATAGGGTTTGGTAAAAGTATAAGATCGCGCTCCAAAATTATAAAAGTTTTATCAACCCATGTTCTTGAAATGCTTAATTTTTCATCGTAATTTTGATAAAATGAGCTATTAATTAACTTAGGCAGCTATTTAGGAGAAAAGAGTGGAAAAACTTAACAGAATAGATAAAGTTGGCAAGGTTGCTATTGAGGAGTCTATAAGAAACCTGCTTTTAAAGCGTGAGGAGATTTCGTTTGCCTATCTTCATGGTTCTTTTGTTAAAGAAGATTACTTTCACGATATAGACATAGCAGTTTATCTGGAAAATGTACCACCTTCTATCTTAGAGTATGAGCTTCAATTAGAAGCAGAGTTAGCTCTATCTATTGGTAAATATATATTTGACGTAAGGGTTTTAAATAGTGCGCCGCTTTCTTTTAAATACAATGTAATAAAAAATGGCGTTATCCTTTTGGCAAAAGATGATGATAAACGATGTGATTTTCAGGAAACAACTATCACTAATTACTGTGATTTTTTACCATATAGAAAAGCGTATATGAAGGAAAATATTGGCATTGAAATTTGATCGGGATAAGGTAAATAAGATAGCCTCAGAGATCTTGCTCTCTCTTGGATTACTTGAGGATCTAAGGAAGCTTGCTAAAGAGGATTTTATTTCAGATCCGCACAAAATTAGTAGTGCTAAATACAGTTTTATAGTAGCGATTGAAGGTATAATAGATCTTTGTAACCATGTAATTGCAAAAAATAGCTATAGAACGCCTGAGGATTATGCTGACACTTTCAGAGTCCTGGCTCAAGTGAAAATGATTGATGAGGACTGGGCCAATAGATTGGTTCAAATGGCGCGCTTTAGAAATAGGTTGGTTCATATCTATTGGGAAGTTGATAATGACGAACTATATAGAATAATGCATAGCCACCTGCAAGATATAAGAGATTTTCTTAAGAAATTCGGGGAAATATTAAGAAAGTAGGTAATAAATGGATAGAAATTTCATTATTAATACTTTAAAATCAAATAAAGGCTATATTAAAAGCACTTTTCCTATTAAAGATATGGCATTATTTGGTTCTTATAAAACCTTTTTTTAATCTTATTTTAATTTTCTATGATAAAATTAATGTTCGTTGATTTTCACAAACTAAGGAGATATCTTGATCAAGAAAATTATTGAAATATATCGCTATAGAGAGATGCTGAGAAACCTGATATCCAAAGAGCTTCAAGTAAGATATAAAAATTCAGTTTTAGGATTCTTCTGGACGTTCTTAAACCCTCTCTTGATGCTGGTTGTATATTCATTTGTCTTTTCTACCATTATGAAATCTGATATAAAGGACTTTAGCGTGTTTTTGTTTATTGGACTTCTTGCGTGGAACTACATTGCAGGTTCGGTGATTCAGGGGACAGGGTGCTTGGTGGCGAACTCATCCTTACTTAAAAAGGTCTATTTTCCAAGGGAGGTAATCCCTCTTTCCATAGTCTTTGCAAATATGATTAACTATATTCTGAGCATGATAATACTCCTGGTAGCCCTTCTTATTTCAGGAATTGGCATTCATCACTATATACTCCTTTATCCTGTAATATTACTTGTTCAGACAATATTTCTGATCCCACTTGTGCTTATCCTTAGCGTGGTAAACGTATACTTTAGAGATCTGGAGCATACAGTAAACGTGCTTATAAACCTGTGGTTTTTTACTACTCCAATAGTCTATCCTATAAGCATAGTGCCTGAACACCTAAGAATAT
Above is a genomic segment from Thermodesulfobium narugense DSM 14796 containing:
- a CDS encoding FmdE family protein, which encodes MFEAKDFFDLGLKFHGHKCPAMPLGLKAACAAMNALGVERSKDKELMLLAETADNHAMGCFVDGLMTVTGCTYGKSNIKKLYYGKMAFTLIDTKSKKAVRVSLKPKFVDKMLTESPFIAERKKGIPPQDVDPKITDPLIEKVLNLKEEDFLDISPVFDYDFKKIPGVMEADFCDVCGEAVYIDKLKFIDGKQVCIPCSDKIAQK
- a CDS encoding type II toxin-antitoxin system RelE/ParE family toxin gives rise to the protein MYEIVFSKSYEKRAKQFFKLYPELIQRYQKVLYIMKSNPDHPSLKLHKLKGNLKELYSLSIDLKYRIILDFIIKDKMIILVDIGAHDDVYY
- a CDS encoding type II toxin-antitoxin system Phd/YefM family antitoxin, with amino-acid sequence MIVAANDLKKKGVKLIDELIKKGNDIIISVRGKQKYVIVDIDKYEKLKDSEIELAYIEAMKDFKEKDYHTDIEAHIKNIS
- a CDS encoding DUF2283 domain-containing protein, translated to MKITYDPKYNISYIKFRDSTEEVETIKISDEVNIDISPDGKIYSIELLNANEQMKILNDKLTIVGENSGKEISIAI
- the mntA gene encoding type VII toxin-antitoxin system MntA family adenylyltransferase antitoxin, producing MEKLNRIDKVGKVAIEESIRNLLLKREEISFAYLHGSFVKEDYFHDIDIAVYLENVPPSILEYELQLEAELALSIGKYIFDVRVLNSAPLSFKYNVIKNGVILLAKDDDKRCDFQETTITNYCDFLPYRKAYMKENIGIEI
- the hepT gene encoding type VII toxin-antitoxin system HepT family RNase toxin; amino-acid sequence: MKFDRDKVNKIASEILLSLGLLEDLRKLAKEDFISDPHKISSAKYSFIVAIEGIIDLCNHVIAKNSYRTPEDYADTFRVLAQVKMIDEDWANRLVQMARFRNRLVHIYWEVDNDELYRIMHSHLQDIRDFLKKFGEILRK
- a CDS encoding ABC transporter permease, whose protein sequence is MIKKIIEIYRYREMLRNLISKELQVRYKNSVLGFFWTFLNPLLMLVVYSFVFSTIMKSDIKDFSVFLFIGLLAWNYIAGSVIQGTGCLVANSSLLKKVYFPREVIPLSIVFANMINYILSMIILLVALLISGIGIHHYILLYPVILLVQTIFLIPLVLILSVVNVYFRDLEHTVNVLINLWFFTTPIVYPISIVPEHLRIFFYLNPATHIVEAYLAIMYYKTFPNLPALFWMFVGSLIFFWFGLFVFDRLQRRVAEEV